The genomic region CACTTTCACAAAGGGTTGGGGCCTATTTTCTTCAGCCGTGTCGAAATCAATGgaagaagttcaagaaTCTATCATCAAACCAAATGTCGAACAATTCTCACAAAAAGATCTATCTGAAGAGGCAGTCAGGGCTGCCAAGCAGTTTGGTCaaaaattccaagaatCCAGTAGTTATGGACTGCAAGCTCTCAACTCTTTCACAAAGGGTCTGCAACAACAATTACAGGAAACACAGGATGGACCTGCTACCTCATCACAATACACGAAACTGTTTGACGGGGCAGATGCTACCTCAACAACGCATACCCAAGCTCCGGCACAAAACAAAACttcagaaaagaagatttcagGAGAAGACGGATGGGAAGAATTTTGAAGCTGAGAAGCTTAAACTCActcaaatttctttcacttACTTTATAAATATCTCATTTAAATAATTGGGGTGGAGTTGAAACCCTCTATCACATATCCTGTGACATAatatttttgttcaaatattttaaAACTGGAAGTAAACttcgatgatgaaatgataTTTACTTTCGATCCactttttatttttgatatagatgaaaaggaaaagcaTAAAtagaaaggaaaaaaagaacagtTGATAGTCGTATGCTTGGGTACTATATAGTTGCGTGACTATTGCTTGGGTATGTTCGTCTACTCAAATTTCTTACAGTCACAATTTCTGGTTCTTCACCATCACCCTTTTGTTGTGAGGGGTCGACTTTCCATGTAAACTCCTGATCGTTGAAAAAACGTTTTGGTTCGTATGCTAAAGTCATATCTTGCTCAACTTTCGTACCATTAGCCAAGGTATACATTGCAGGCTTCCTCCAAATTGGTGGAAAATATTGCCTATATATCAACATAGCACTTGAAATTCCTATTGCAGCTCCAAACACATTATCAGTAAGAAAATGTCTATTATCTGCGAGAGTGGATGCACTCATCAATGTGGCAAAAAGAATCGGAAATCCAGTCAAGGGTAAAGTAATTgagtttgaagaagtaGCATGTTGGTAGATATTCACTCGAGATAGAATCATGAAAGTTAATAATGtcaaattggaaaaagcCGTTGCTGCCGTCCCACTGGGAAAGCTTCTAAAGCCATCAGCCAAGACACGTAAATTATCGGTAGAACACGACCGAATGTCGATATTGAACTGGCCTGGAGCAATGTCTTTTATAACAGGCATACATCTTGTCATAAGATCTGGTCTTGTCTTACCTGCGATGTTTTTCAACACCGAAACTACAGTACTTTGTACAGCGTTTGTGCCCAAAATGGTTAACATCGTGGAGTGCGTGTTCCACCATTTTCTTGTCACAGAATATCGGGGGCTCAAAGCGTTAATAGTACCCCCGCTCAAGAATGTTATACCGCCTGTAAGCATTAATACAAACATTCTTGGGAATAACAACTCCCTTTGGGAGTAAGTCATATGAGAAATTTGTGGATCAATTAGGCTGAAGTCAGAGAAGCGCGGGTGTATTAAACGCCTAAAAAGCTGGgcaaaaacaaacaaaagaatatatAGCATCCATTCCATAACATAGAATCCAATAGTGAGTAGTGACACTGAATTACCTCTCACATTTATGAATACGTCGCGATCTACTCCTACCACCGATAGATATCTAGAAAGGATTGGCATTCTCTGCAAAATTTTTATAAAACCTTAACCCCCTCAAAATCCAACAGTAAGCTAGGAAGTTGCGCTGACAATGTTTATTGGTTTCTTTAGAAGCTTGTTAGATATTTAAAACAATACACAATAACTACAGTCATGTCTTTGTTCCTTGTGTCAGTTTTTATATCCAAGCCATCTCTGCCAATCTGTTTCCAGAGAACTTATATATTGGATAATAAACGGAAATCGATGTGACACAAATTCCGGAAATGTaaacagagaaagaaagacaaaatgaaaacagtcacgtgacaatCAAATTTAACCAGAAATGAAAACACCTTTAGCAATATGGAAAAACAGCACACATTCAAAGTTCAGCACGAGAAGGTCATGCAGGGTGAAAGaatgttcaagaaactaAAAGAGATCAGCTAGTTCTACAATTAAGATTGAATCATAC from Kluyveromyces lactis strain NRRL Y-1140 chromosome D complete sequence harbors:
- a CDS encoding phosphatase PAP2 family protein (weakly similar to uniprot|Q05521 Saccharomyces cerevisiae YDR284C DPP1 diacylglycerol pyrophosphate phosphatase) encodes the protein MPILSRYLSVVGVDRDVFINVRGNSVSLLTIGFYVMEWMLYILLFVFAQLFRRLIHPRFSDFSLIDPQISHMTYSQRELLFPRMFVLMLTGGITFLSGGTINALSPRYSVTRKWWNTHSTMLTILGTNAVQSTVVSVLKNIAGKTRPDLMTRCMPVIKDIAPGQFNIDIRSCSTDNLRVLADGFRSFPSGTAATAFSNLTLLTFMILSRVNIYQHATSSNSITLPLTGFPILFATLMSASTLADNRHFLTDNVFGAAIGISSAMLIYRQYFPPIWRKPAMYTLANGTKVEQDMTLAYEPKRFFNDQEFTWKVDPSQQKGDGEEPEIVTVRNLSRRTYPSNSHATI